In Hermetia illucens chromosome 1, iHerIll2.2.curated.20191125, whole genome shotgun sequence, one genomic interval encodes:
- the LOC119646804 gene encoding signal transducing adapter molecule 1 isoform X1 translates to MGLFGQSSPFDVDVEKATSEKNTSEPWGVIIDICDKVGSNPRNAKDCLKSIMRRMGHNDPHVVIQAITLLDACVNNCGKNFHLEVASRDFENEFIRLLSKSQPQVATKMRLLLKKWAENDFKTDPQLNLIPSLYQKLKSEGHDFSENQKAPKASIPASVIKDPNVVTSQQEEDDIAKAIELSLKGVKDSPKKQQTSSNSSPYASLYPWLSGGSGGSTSGTSTTSSNQPEPRKVRALYDFEAAEDNELTFVAGDIIHVIDDSDPNWWKGYNSRGEGLFPSNFVTADLSVEPERLDVNSKSKKSDDEAKQGEKTESKFEEDKDYVPEINEEKIDRLLHLLHEANPEDSSQDSEEMLRLETEVNKMGPLIDAELERVDRKHAQLTQLSSDLVDAINLYHTLMREPDRTAMPPVTSLPGSMGYMPGNFNPQHNMYGHNAMYGIPPNIYHPGPIATTSVPNSMPSMAMMHMMPGSTQQQHSQSQQPSMSQQLPQMPMMGNTANPGGYPPQQMIPVQYQNGHQPQQQQQQQSQSQVQHPMSPPPQQQSLHNSIAQPNIQSTTSPSSTGQQLMQQAQQQPPNSMNQQQTTAGFHPVQPPTSMGGIYSSQQNSFVPIPNAGNFALPHPSMLPSNSIMGGGMMLPPQQHPPQSMPSMSHNPQLQMAHQMSAINQPITHSLLGQNDSKTNIPIYQQQRTQK, encoded by the exons ATGGGACTTTTTGGACAATCTTCACCTTTCGACGTGGATGTCG AAAAGGCTACCAGTGAGAAAAATACATCGGAACCATGGGGTGTCATAATCGACATTTGCGATAAAGTCGGATCGAACCCACGCAACGCTAAAGACTGTCTCAAATCAATAATGCGCCGGATGGGTCACAATGATCCTCATGTTGTCATCCAAGCTATAACACTCCTCGACGCTTGTGTAAACAACTGCGGAAAGAATTTTCATTTAGAAGTAGCATCACGAGATTTCGAGAACGAATTCATCCGACTTTTATCGAAATCACAACCGCAAGTAGCAACG aAAATGCGGCTTTTGCTAAAGAAATGGGCAGAGAACGATTTCAAAACGGATCCCCAACTGAATTTGATACCATCGCTTTACCAGAAGTTGAAAAGTGAGGGACATGATTTctcggaaaatcaaaaagcGCCTAAAGCGTCAATACCTGCATCCGTTATAAAGGATCCAAATGTAGTAACTAGTCAACAGGAGGAAGATGATATTGCCAAAGCCATTGAACTTTCGCTAAAAGGAGTTAAGGATAGTCCTAAGAAACAGCAAACGAGTAGTAACAGTTCACCTTAT GCTTCGTTATATCCCTGGTTAAGTGGTGGCTCTGGCGGATCCACCAGCGGTACTTCAACCACATCATCAAACCAACCCGAACCACGCAAAGTTCGAGCCCTTTATGATTTCGAAGCAGCTGAAGATAATGAATTGACATTTGTCGCTGGTGATATTATTCATGTTATTGATGATTCCGATCCGAACTGGTGGAAAGGATACAATTCACGCGGGGAAGGTCTTTTCCCTTCAAATTTCGTAACAGCCGATCTAAGTGTTGAGCCTGAACGTTTGGATGTAAACTCGAAATCGAAAAAATCCGATGATGAAGCCAAACAAGGAGAGAAGACTGAAAGTAAATTTGAAGAAGATAAAGATTATGTCCCAGAAATCAATGAGGAGAAAATCGATCGTTTGTTACACCTTTTGCATGAGGCTAATCCGGAAGATTCATCGCAGGATAGCGAGGAGATGTTGCGCTTAGAAACTGAAGTTAATAAAATGGGTCCACTTATAGACGCTGAATTGGAACGGGTAGATAGGAAGCATGCACAGCTAACACAACTATCCAGCGATTTAGTCGACGCAATTAATTTGTATCACACTCTGATGCGTGAACCAGATCGTACAGCGATGCCTCCTGTTACTTCCTTACCCGGTTCGATGGGCTATATGCCTGGTAATTTTAATCCGCAACACAACATGTATGGTCATAATGCAATGTACGGAATACCGCCGAATATTTACCACCCAGGACCGATAGccacaacgtcagtaccaaattCTATGCCCTCGATGGCGATGATGCACATGATGCCTGGATCCACTCAACAGCAACATTCGCAGTCACAGCAGCCATCGATGAGTCAACAACTTCCCCAAATGCCGATGATGGGCAACACCGCAAATCCAGGTGGCTACCCGCCACAGCAAATGATACCGGTACAGTATCAAAATGGGCATCAaccgcagcaacaacaacagcaacagtcCCAATCGCAAGTGCAGCACCCGATGTCGCCTCCCCCACAGCAGCAATCATTACATAACTCTATTGCCCAACCCAATATTCAGTCTACAACCTCCCCATCTTCTACTGGACAGCAGCTAATGCAACAAGCCCAACAACAACCTCCAAATAGCATGAACCAGCAACAAACCACGGCAGGTTTTCACCCAGTACAACCACCGACATCAATGGGCGGAATTTATTCATCGCAACAGAATAGTTTTGTTCCAATTCCTAATGCTGGCAATTTTGCATTGCCACACCCATCTATGCTGCCAAGTAACTCTATAATGGGTGGTGGCATGATGCTACCACCGCAACAGCACCCTCCGCAATCAATGCCATCAATGAGCCACAACCCGCAATTGCAAATGGCACATCAAATGTCGGCAATCAATCAACCAATAACGCATAGCCTTTTGGGACAGAACGACTCGAAAACGAACATTCCAATATACCAGCAACAACG AACACAAAAGTGA
- the LOC119646804 gene encoding signal transducing adapter molecule 1 isoform X2 codes for MGLFGQSSPFDVDVEKATSEKNTSEPWGVIIDICDKVGSNPRNAKDCLKSIMRRMGHNDPHVVIQAITLLDACVNNCGKNFHLEVASRDFENEFIRLLSKSQPQVATKMRLLLKKWAENDFKTDPQLNLIPSLYQKLKSEGHDFSENQKAPKASIPASVIKDPNVVTSQQEEDDIAKAIELSLKGVKDSPKKQQTSSNSSPYASLYPWLSGGSGGSTSGTSTTSSNQPEPRKVRALYDFEAAEDNELTFVAGDIIHVIDDSDPNWWKGYNSRGEGLFPSNFVTADLSVEPERLDVNSKSKKSDDEAKQGEKTESKFEEDKDYVPEINEEKIDRLLHLLHEANPEDSSQDSEEMLRLETEVNKMGPLIDAELERVDRKHAQLTQLSSDLVDAINLYHTLMREPDRTAMPPVTSLPGSMGYMPGNFNPQHNMYGHNAMYGIPPNIYHPGPIATTSVPNSMPSMAMMHMMPGSTQQQHSQSQQPSMSQQLPQMPMMGNTANPGGYPPQQMIPVQYQNGHQPQQQQQQQSQSQVQHPMSPPPQQQSLHNSIAQPNIQSTTSPSSTGQQLMQQAQQQPPNSMNQQQTTAGFHPVQPPTSMGGIYSSQQNSFVPIPNAGNFALPHPSMLPSNSIMGGGMMLPPQQHPPQSMPSMSHNPQLQMAHQMSAINQPITHSLLGQNDSKTNIPIYQQQR; via the exons ATGGGACTTTTTGGACAATCTTCACCTTTCGACGTGGATGTCG AAAAGGCTACCAGTGAGAAAAATACATCGGAACCATGGGGTGTCATAATCGACATTTGCGATAAAGTCGGATCGAACCCACGCAACGCTAAAGACTGTCTCAAATCAATAATGCGCCGGATGGGTCACAATGATCCTCATGTTGTCATCCAAGCTATAACACTCCTCGACGCTTGTGTAAACAACTGCGGAAAGAATTTTCATTTAGAAGTAGCATCACGAGATTTCGAGAACGAATTCATCCGACTTTTATCGAAATCACAACCGCAAGTAGCAACG aAAATGCGGCTTTTGCTAAAGAAATGGGCAGAGAACGATTTCAAAACGGATCCCCAACTGAATTTGATACCATCGCTTTACCAGAAGTTGAAAAGTGAGGGACATGATTTctcggaaaatcaaaaagcGCCTAAAGCGTCAATACCTGCATCCGTTATAAAGGATCCAAATGTAGTAACTAGTCAACAGGAGGAAGATGATATTGCCAAAGCCATTGAACTTTCGCTAAAAGGAGTTAAGGATAGTCCTAAGAAACAGCAAACGAGTAGTAACAGTTCACCTTAT GCTTCGTTATATCCCTGGTTAAGTGGTGGCTCTGGCGGATCCACCAGCGGTACTTCAACCACATCATCAAACCAACCCGAACCACGCAAAGTTCGAGCCCTTTATGATTTCGAAGCAGCTGAAGATAATGAATTGACATTTGTCGCTGGTGATATTATTCATGTTATTGATGATTCCGATCCGAACTGGTGGAAAGGATACAATTCACGCGGGGAAGGTCTTTTCCCTTCAAATTTCGTAACAGCCGATCTAAGTGTTGAGCCTGAACGTTTGGATGTAAACTCGAAATCGAAAAAATCCGATGATGAAGCCAAACAAGGAGAGAAGACTGAAAGTAAATTTGAAGAAGATAAAGATTATGTCCCAGAAATCAATGAGGAGAAAATCGATCGTTTGTTACACCTTTTGCATGAGGCTAATCCGGAAGATTCATCGCAGGATAGCGAGGAGATGTTGCGCTTAGAAACTGAAGTTAATAAAATGGGTCCACTTATAGACGCTGAATTGGAACGGGTAGATAGGAAGCATGCACAGCTAACACAACTATCCAGCGATTTAGTCGACGCAATTAATTTGTATCACACTCTGATGCGTGAACCAGATCGTACAGCGATGCCTCCTGTTACTTCCTTACCCGGTTCGATGGGCTATATGCCTGGTAATTTTAATCCGCAACACAACATGTATGGTCATAATGCAATGTACGGAATACCGCCGAATATTTACCACCCAGGACCGATAGccacaacgtcagtaccaaattCTATGCCCTCGATGGCGATGATGCACATGATGCCTGGATCCACTCAACAGCAACATTCGCAGTCACAGCAGCCATCGATGAGTCAACAACTTCCCCAAATGCCGATGATGGGCAACACCGCAAATCCAGGTGGCTACCCGCCACAGCAAATGATACCGGTACAGTATCAAAATGGGCATCAaccgcagcaacaacaacagcaacagtcCCAATCGCAAGTGCAGCACCCGATGTCGCCTCCCCCACAGCAGCAATCATTACATAACTCTATTGCCCAACCCAATATTCAGTCTACAACCTCCCCATCTTCTACTGGACAGCAGCTAATGCAACAAGCCCAACAACAACCTCCAAATAGCATGAACCAGCAACAAACCACGGCAGGTTTTCACCCAGTACAACCACCGACATCAATGGGCGGAATTTATTCATCGCAACAGAATAGTTTTGTTCCAATTCCTAATGCTGGCAATTTTGCATTGCCACACCCATCTATGCTGCCAAGTAACTCTATAATGGGTGGTGGCATGATGCTACCACCGCAACAGCACCCTCCGCAATCAATGCCATCAATGAGCCACAACCCGCAATTGCAAATGGCACATCAAATGTCGGCAATCAATCAACCAATAACGCATAGCCTTTTGGGACAGAACGACTCGAAAACGAACATTCCAATATACCAGCAACAACGGTAA
- the LOC119646805 gene encoding palmitoyltransferase ZDHHC3-A, translated as MTFIRDPCGIVCLLVTYGAVFYADYVVTRWIILQTMETSLWAPLHVVSFNTVVFLLTMAHLKAVLSDPGTVPLPQNRLDFSDLHSGQKNGHGHGEWTVCTRCETYRPPRAHHCRICKRCIRRMDHHCPWINNCVGERNQKYFLQFLVYVGVLALYSVALVLGSWIYPCEQCNANIADSQARMLHSVILLLESALFGLFVLAIMVDQMHAILYDETAVEAVQQKGAYRPHRRKLALLADVFGRSHPALWLLPCTGLNSRRYDTPLLSHDV; from the exons ATGACTTTCATTCGTGATCCGTGCGGAATCGTCTGTTTGCTGGTGACTTATGGAGCTGTGTTCTATGCCGATTATGTGGTGACGCGATGGATTATCCTGCAAACAATGGAGACAAG CTTGTGGGCGCCTCTGCACGTCGTTTCGTTCAATACGGTCGTCTTTCTATTGACAATGGCGCACTTGAAGGCGGTCCTTTCGGATCCCGGGACGGTGCCGTTGCCGCAAAATCGATTGGATTTTTCCGATTTACACTCAGGGCAGAAGAACGGTCACGGCCACGGTGAGTGGACGGTGTGCACTCGCTGCGAAACATACAGACCACCGCGGGCGCATCATTGCCGAATATGCAAGCGATGCATTCGCCGCATGGATCACCATTGTCCTTGGATAAATAATTGCGTTGGGGAGAGGAACCAGAAGTATTTCCTGCAGTTTCTTGTTTATGTTGGAGTATTGGCGTTGTACTCTGTGGCTTTGGTGCTGGGATCCTGGATTTATCCGTGCGAGCAGTGCAACGCGAACATAGCAGATTCGCAGGCCAGGAT GCTTCACAGTGTCATATTACTCTTGGAATCCGCCCTTTTTGGACTTTTTGTATTAGCAATCATGGTCGATCAAATGCACGCCATACTCTACGACGAAACAGCCGTAGAAGCTGTTCAGCAAAAGGGTGCATATCGGCCACATCGTCGTAAACTTGCGCTCCTCGCAGATGTTTTTGGACGCAGTCATCCCGCACTTTGGCTTCTTCCATGTACCGGACTCAACTCGAGACGCTACGATACTCCGTTGCTTAGTCACGACGTATGA